A single window of Nicotiana sylvestris chromosome 3, ASM39365v2, whole genome shotgun sequence DNA harbors:
- the LOC104217159 gene encoding ABC transporter G family member 8, which produces MEESSPPPPPSSRSPSPSPPPKTYKLTASSICYSKSTTNISPSFFFKPCNCNIAPPINILKDISFTAYPSQILAIVGPSGAGKSTLLDILAAGTSPTSGTLLLNSVPLHNLSSFRKLSAYVPQHDSCLPQLTVSETFAFSARLLNPKLTDVSCIVDSLLAELRLTHLADTRLAHGLSGGERRRVSIGLSLLHDPAILLLDEPTSGLDSNSALNVMQTLRSITDSRQRTVILSIHQPSFKILATIDKILLLSKGTVVHHGNLSSLESFLLENDFTVPPQLNSLEFAMEMLNQLNQKKPSTPISLPPSSPKNSTTTVSETKTGKVRYRSSRIHEIAVLYSRFWKIIYRTKQLLLTNTLQALGVGIVLGTIYINIGFGKEGIAKRFGLFAFTLTFLLSSTTETLPIFIHERPILLRETSSGVYRLSSYLLANTLVFLPYLLVIAILYSVSLYFLVSLCATWQAITYFVLTIWVILLMANSFVLFLSSVAPNYITGTSLVTLLLAGSFLFSGYFISKETMPKFWTMLHYLSMYKYGLDALLINEYSCLVSKCFVWYDEKSKVCMVSGRDLLEQRGLHERQRWTNIYILIGFFVFYRLLWLMVLIRRVSRLKK; this is translated from the coding sequence ATGGAAGAATCATCTCCGCCACCACCACCCTCTTCTCGATCTCCGTCCCCATCTCCGCCACCCAAAACCTATAAACTAACAGCTTCTTCAATATGCTATTCAAAATCAACCACCAATATTTCTCCTTCTTTCTTCTTCAAGCCTTGTAATTGCAACATAGCACCACCAATTAACATCTTGAAAGACATTTCATTCACTGCTTATCCTTCTCAGATTCTTGCCATTGTTGGTCCAAGTGGTGCAGGTAAATCCACATTACTCGATATTTTAGCTGCTGGAACTTCACCTACAAGTGGCACTCTTCTCTTAAACTCTGTCCCCCTTCATAATCTTTCTTCTTTCCGTAAGCTCTCAGCTTATGTCCCTCAACATGATTCTTGCCTTCCTCAGCTCACTGTCTCTGAAACTTTCGCCTTCTCTGCCCGTCTTCTCAACCCGAAACTCACTGATGTTTCATGCATTGTGGATTCTCTTCTAGCTGAACTCAGGCTCACACATTTAGCAGACACAAGACTAGCTCATGGCCTCTCGGGGGGAGAAAGAAGGCGAGTTTCGATTGGTTTGAGTCTACTCCATGATCCTGCAATCTTACTTCTTGATGAACCAACTTCTGGTCTTGATAGTAATTCAGCTTTGAATGTAATGCAGACACTCAGATCAATCACTGACTCACGTCAACGTACTGTGATTTTGTCAATACATCAACCAAGTTTCAAGATTCTTGCCACCATTGATAAAATTCTCTTGTTATCAAAAGGAACTGTTGTACATCATGGAAATCTGTCTTCTCTTGAATCTTTTTTACTTGAAAATGACTTCACTGTCCCTCCACAGCTCAATTCTCTTGAATTTGCCATGGAAATGCTCAACCAACTCAATCAGAAAAAACCCTCTACACCAATAAGTTTACCTCCTTCATCCCCTAAAAATTCCACCACCACTGTTTCTGAGACTAAAACTGGAAAAGTCAGATATAGGAGTTCAAGAATTCATGAAATAGCTGTTCTGTACAGCAGATTTTGGAAGATCATTTACAGAACAAAACAGCTATTATTAACAAACACGTTACAAGCTCTAGGAGTTGGAATTGTTCTAGGAACGATTTACATTAATATTGGATTTGGTAAAGAAGGAATTGCAAAAAGATTTGGGCTTTTTGCTTTCACTCttacttttcttctctcttccacAACTGAAACTCTCCCAATCTTCATACACGAAAGGCCAATTTTATTAAGAGAAACTTCAAGTGGGGTTTATCGATTATCTTCATATCTTTTAGCAAACACATTAGTTTTCCTCCCCTACTTGCTTGTTATAGCAATCTTGTATTCAGTTTCACTTTATTTCTTGGTTAGTCTTTGTGCTACATGGCAAGCTATCACTTACTTTGTTCTAACAATTTGGGTCATTCTTTTAATGGCCAACTCTTTCGTTCTCTTCTTGAGCTCTGTTGCTCCCAATTACATCACCGGAACTTCACTCGTAACGTTACTACTCGCCGGATCTTTCTTATTTTCCGGCTACTTCATATCGAAAGAAACCATGCCTAAGTTCTGGACAATGTTGCATTATTTGTCAATGTACAAATATGGCCTAGATGCTTTGTTAATCAATGAGTATTCTTGCCTTGTATCGAAATGTTTCGTATGGTACGATGAGAAGAGCAAAGTATGTATGGTAAGTGGACGTGATCTGTTGGAACAAAGAGGACTACATGAAAGACAGAGATGGACTAATATCTATATCTTGATTGGGTTCTTCGTATTTTATCGATTACTTTGGTTGATGGTATTGATCAGAAGAGTTTCAAGATTGAAGAAGTGA